The window CTATGGCAACGCCGGGCACCTGGCCACCGAGCAGGTATTCCCGATTGCCGATCTGTCGATTCTCAAACGCCTGCCGCGCATGTTGCTGGACCCGATGGGCCCGTTGCGCCTGGACTGGAAGTACCTGCCCAAGGCCATGCCGTGGTTCACCCGCCTGCTGCTCAACCTGCGCCCTGGCCCGTTCCAGCGCAGCGTGGCCGGCATCCGCTCGTTGAACGAAGGCAGCCTGGGTGCCTGGCAGCGGCTGCTAGGCTCGATCGGGCGCGGCGAACTGTTTCAGGAAGATGGCTCGCTGCTGGTGTTCGAGCGGCCGGAGTCGCGCCAGGCCCTGGAGGCCTTGCGGACGCGCATGCAACAGCAAGCGGTGGCGGTGGACTTCTGGTCGGCCGACACTGTGCGCGAGGCGGCGCCGCAACTGAGCCCGTCGTTGCTGGGAGGGCTGTTCTTCCCGCGTACCGGACACTTCATCGACCCCTACCGGGTGGTGTGCGAACTGTTCGAAGCGGCCAAGGCCAATGGCGTGCGTTTTGTCCAGGCACAAGTCGATGGCGGGCGGCTGCACAGCGGCGGGGTCAGCCTGGCCAGCGATCAGGGCACGCTCGATGCCCGCCAGGTGCTGATCAGTTGTGGTGCGCATTCCGCGCGGTTGACCGCCGCACTGACCGGCAAGCGGGTGCCACTGGACACCGAGCGCGGCTACCACCTGATGTTGCCTGGCGAGCATCAGCGTTTGCCGTTTGCAGTCACATCGCTGGAGCGCAAGTTCATCATGACGCCCATGGCCGAGGGCCTGCGCCTGGCCGGCACGGTGGAGTTCGCCGGGCTGGACGC of the Pseudomonas asiatica genome contains:
- a CDS encoding NAD(P)/FAD-dependent oxidoreductase — translated: MVETAETDIAVVGAGIVGVACALQLARKGRRVTLVDRQAPGRGASYGNAGHLATEQVFPIADLSILKRLPRMLLDPMGPLRLDWKYLPKAMPWFTRLLLNLRPGPFQRSVAGIRSLNEGSLGAWQRLLGSIGRGELFQEDGSLLVFERPESRQALEALRTRMQQQAVAVDFWSADTVREAAPQLSPSLLGGLFFPRTGHFIDPYRVVCELFEAAKANGVRFVQAQVDGGRLHSGGVSLASDQGTLDARQVLISCGAHSARLTAALTGKRVPLDTERGYHLMLPGEHQRLPFAVTSLERKFIMTPMAEGLRLAGTVEFAGLDAPPSMQRAWQLHRLSKGLFRRDLSVEGATPWMGFRPSLPDSLPVIDRVCDGRVLLAFGHQHLGLTQAAVTAEWVGRLAERAGGPEMGAYRLDRF